The Deinococcus malanensis DNA segment CTCAAGGAGCGGCACAGGGAGCGGATTTTTCGTCGGTGCTGCGGGCGACATCATTACCAACAACCATGTGGTCGAGGGAGCCAGTGAGATCACAGTCCGCCTCCACGGCAGCAAGCAGACTTACAATGCCAAAGTTATCGCCCGTGCCCCGGACTTTGACCTGGCCCTTATCCGGGCCGAAGGGGTCCCCAAGGAAGACATTCAGGCCCTGCCGCTGGGGGACAGCTCAAAGCTCGATGTCGGCCTCAAGGCCATTGCCATGGGCGCGCCGTTCGGACTGGACTTCAGTGTCTCCGAGGGCATCATCAGCAGCCTGGAGCGCACCGTGCCAGTCGGAACCAAGCAGGTCAACCAGCAGGTGATTCAGACCGACGCGGCGATCAATCCGGGCAACAGTGGGGGGCCGCTTCTGAACAGCGCTGGGGAAGTTATCGGCGTCAATACCCAGATTCTGACGGGCGGCATTGGCCAGAGCGCTGGCGTCGGGTTCGCTATCCCCATCAACACGGTGAAAAAGTTGCTGCCCCAGTTGCAGGCCGGAAAAGGAGGCGTGATCCGCACGCCCACCCTGGGAATTCAGTTCACGGACCTGAGTGCCCTGACCGACGAGGAGCGCAAGAAGTATCAACTTCCTCCCAGCGGGGCGCTGCTTCAGCAGGTATACCCGAACAGTCCTGCAGCGCGCGCTGGACTGAAGGCTGGCAGCGAAGCAGGCACGGTCTCGGGAGAAAGCGACAGGAGCGAGCGGATTGCCACGGACGGCGACATCATTACGGCTGTCGATGGTCAGGCAATCAGTGAGGGCGACGACTTGCGGCGCGCGGTGATCGGCAAGCAGATCGGGGACAGCCTGACCCTGACGGTGCGGCGCGGAAGCCGGACCCGTGAGGTAACAGTTCAGCTTCAGGCCTTCGATTTCCCGCAGCAGGGTGCACAGGAGTAAAACCGCTTGAGATGAAGAATGCCCCGGGGAGGTGCCCGGGGCTTCTCTTAAGGTGTTCCCGCGCTGTGGGGACCTTAATCCGGCTTCCTGTGCCGTATCGGCCTGGAATCGGTGTATCCCCGTTTCTACTGCTGGTTGGAAGTCCCCACCCCTTCTGCGAACAAGGGGCCCAGATCGGTCATACGCCCGGTCGGCTCAGGCGAACTCAGCGTGTAACTTCCGAACACCTGAAGGAATTCCATGTGTGACAGGGCCCGGGTCTGGCCAGTCGGGCCGGTGGCCTGCACCTGATCGCCCCGTGAGGTCAGGTGGTATTCGCCCAGTGCACGTACGGTAGCCTTGCGGCCACGGCCGGAGAACAGCAGCGCTGTCACGCGGTATTCACGCCCCCCGCGGGTCATCAGAAACGACAGTAGTTCAGAGGGCGCCAGCATCCGGCGCGGAGCATAGCAGGGAAGGCGGGCCGGATGCGATCAACCAGCACGGGTGAGGACAGCACGCCTCCTTACCCGTCAGGTTAGGACACCACTGTTCCGGCACCCTCAAGCGCGGCCGTCACCGGCTGCCCGGCCCGGGCGTCCCCGAAGATGACCCGCCTCACACCTCCCTGGACTGCCTCGGCAGCCCCCAGAACCTTTTTCTTCATGCGGTCCTGCGCGAATTCCAGGTAGTCCTCTACATTGCCAGCCGGAATCTCACGGATCAGGCTGCTTTCGTCCGGATAGGCACGCAGGAGTCCTGGCACATTCGAGAGCAACAGCAGCGCGTCTGCCTTCAGGGCCACGGCAAGGGCAGCCGCGGCGCGGTCCCCGTCCACGTTTATGGCCACACCCTCATAGCTGGCCGCAGGTGGGGTTAGCACCGGCAGGTAGCCCGCACCCAGGAGAAGTTCGATCAGGCCGGTGTTCACCTTCTCGACGGTGCCGGTATGGTCACCGCGCAGCACCTTGACCTTGCCGTTTTCAACGGCCCTCACGCTGTCCTTGTGACGGCCCTCGAAGATCCGCCCGTCGAGACCCGAGAGTCCGACCGCGTTGATGCCCAGCCGCTGTAACCGCTCGACGATGCCCTTGTTCATTTTGCCGCAGTACACCATCTCGAAGATTTCCAGTGTCTCGCGGTCGGTAAACCGGGAAGTGTAGCCGCTGGGACTGGTCACAAAGCGCGGGGGATGGCCCAGAGCTTCGGCGATGCGGTTGGTTTCGCCACTTCCACCGTGTACCAGCACGAGGCGCTCACCGGCCTTCCAGCGGGTGGCAAGGTCGGCGCAGACAGCGTCGTAGTCGATTCCGGCGCTTCCGCCGACTTTCACGATGATCATGGCGAGATCTTAGCGTATGATAAAAAATAAAGTCAATTAGTTATCAAATGTAAAACTGCATCGCAAAGTGGAGCCCTCCAAGCAGGACCCCGGCCATGATCCATGCCAACGCGATACGCCGGAAGGTCCGCTGATACGTGGCCTTCCTGGTTTTGTGGCGAAATATCTGCTGGGCGGCAAGCGAACCCGCCCAGCCTCCCCAGGTTTCCAGCCGGTGCAGGTTTCTCTCGGGAATACGCTGGCCCGGCTGTGCAGCCAGACGCTTGTCATGTCCCATGGCAACGAAGGCAACCAGGCCCCAGACGACCTGCCACGCCACGAACAGGCGCGCCGCCATATCCAGGAACCCGGTGCTCCAGACCGTGTCCGTCACTGCATCGTGCGCGGCAGCTGATCGGTCGGCAGGATCTTTCGAGGCTCACGGAATTCGATGTTCTCCCACTCGCCTTCCTCGATCACCTGCAAATTTGGATTGAGCACGCGGAAATGCTCGACCACGGCCTGCACCAGATCGTCCGGCGTGCTGGCCGCGCTGGTGATACCCACGGAGCAGACGCCGCTCAGGTCCAGCCCGCCCAGATCCGCTACAGTCTCAAGGCGCTCGGCCCGGCCGCACAGGTCGCGCGCCAGCTCCAGCAGCCGCATTCCATTGCTGCTGTGCGTGCTGGTCAGTACCAGGAAGGTGTCTACCATTGGCGCGATTGCTTTGACTGCGTCCTGACGGTTCTTGGTGGCGTAACACAGGTCCTCGCTGGGAGGAACCACCAGCGCCGGAAAGCGGGCCTTCAGCACGTCAACTGTACGGCGTGTGTCGTCCACGCTGAGGGTCGTCTGGGTGAGCACAACCACGCGTGACGGGTCAGGAACCTCTACCGTGTGCGGGTCGTTGAGCCCCGAACCTTCCTTGTGCGCCTGCCCGAGAACCCCCACCAGAATGGTGTGGTTGGGCGCTTCTCCGCGCGTCCCGATTACCTCCTGATGCCGGGCGCTGTCGCCAATCAGCAGGATGGTATATCCCTCGCGGGCGTATTTCTTGGCCTCGGTATGAACCTTGGTGACCAGCGGGCAGGTCGCGTCGATGGTGGCCAGGCCCAGCTGCCGGGCGCGTTCACGGACCACCGGACTGATGCCGTGGGCACTGAAGATGACCGTTTCGCCACTGTCGGGCAGCGCATTTATGGTGTCGAGGTCCTCGACAAAGTGGACCCCGCCCCCTGCGCGCAGCCGCTCGACCACCGTGTGGTTGTGGACGATGGAGTGGTACACCGTAACTGGTTTGTCCTCGGTGCGCGCCGCCTTTTCCACCGCCTGAATGGCCATGACCACGCCCGCGCAAAAGCCGCGAGGTTTGGCCAGATGAATGCGCTCGATCATGCCAGACAGTGTAGGGGAGAGCCCCCCGTTAAAAAGCGAGAGGAGCGGGGCTTGCATGGTCTTTGCCCTGCCATGTTGGAATTACCTTTTCATGGGTAGTGAAGAGCCCTTGCCCGGCTGTACCTTGGACAAAGCCCTGGCTGCACATATCGACTGGAGCGACGTGAGCGTCCTTCAGCGGATCAATCCACGACGGTAAAGCCCAGTTTATCGGCCTGATCCACGAAAAAATTGATGTTCTCACTGAGG contains these protein-coding regions:
- a CDS encoding S1C family serine protease, with amino-acid sequence MKRSLSLLLVTGALALGSFVGYQANERQNSPAQTASVTTGTSPQGQMVPAASRQAPFDQTRARTESETNTVQVVKDRQDGLVYISVTESSTGSEQAQLRQRLQEQFGLPDLPGGDGSRSGTGSGFFVGAAGDIITNNHVVEGASEITVRLHGSKQTYNAKVIARAPDFDLALIRAEGVPKEDIQALPLGDSSKLDVGLKAIAMGAPFGLDFSVSEGIISSLERTVPVGTKQVNQQVIQTDAAINPGNSGGPLLNSAGEVIGVNTQILTGGIGQSAGVGFAIPINTVKKLLPQLQAGKGGVIRTPTLGIQFTDLSALTDEERKKYQLPPSGALLQQVYPNSPAARAGLKAGSEAGTVSGESDRSERIATDGDIITAVDGQAISEGDDLRRAVIGKQIGDSLTLTVRRGSRTREVTVQLQAFDFPQQGAQE
- a CDS encoding [LysW]-aminoadipate kinase, giving the protein MIIVKVGGSAGIDYDAVCADLATRWKAGERLVLVHGGSGETNRIAEALGHPPRFVTSPSGYTSRFTDRETLEIFEMVYCGKMNKGIVERLQRLGINAVGLSGLDGRIFEGRHKDSVRAVENGKVKVLRGDHTGTVEKVNTGLIELLLGAGYLPVLTPPAASYEGVAINVDGDRAAAALAVALKADALLLLSNVPGLLRAYPDESSLIREIPAGNVEDYLEFAQDRMKKKVLGAAEAVQGGVRRVIFGDARAGQPVTAALEGAGTVVS
- a CDS encoding DUF1294 domain-containing protein, with the translated sequence MAARLFVAWQVVWGLVAFVAMGHDKRLAAQPGQRIPERNLHRLETWGGWAGSLAAQQIFRHKTRKATYQRTFRRIALAWIMAGVLLGGLHFAMQFYI
- the ispH gene encoding 4-hydroxy-3-methylbut-2-enyl diphosphate reductase: MIERIHLAKPRGFCAGVVMAIQAVEKAARTEDKPVTVYHSIVHNHTVVERLRAGGGVHFVEDLDTINALPDSGETVIFSAHGISPVVRERARQLGLATIDATCPLVTKVHTEAKKYAREGYTILLIGDSARHQEVIGTRGEAPNHTILVGVLGQAHKEGSGLNDPHTVEVPDPSRVVVLTQTTLSVDDTRRTVDVLKARFPALVVPPSEDLCYATKNRQDAVKAIAPMVDTFLVLTSTHSSNGMRLLELARDLCGRAERLETVADLGGLDLSGVCSVGITSAASTPDDLVQAVVEHFRVLNPNLQVIEEGEWENIEFREPRKILPTDQLPRTMQ